One window of Pseudacidobacterium ailaaui genomic DNA carries:
- a CDS encoding LssY C-terminal domain-containing protein: protein MRPLFTLRLSSLLVLSLLPSVFAQQPSTPVRVFESPEGQTAPATAPATVQVRPGIELIQARPLDTQALSSRKSSYTFTVQPGDWMDTGVEVVPGDHLDFSASGTLTLSDQRSSAPDGVARGWKDLLRQFPLNSANAGALIGRISSNAASVPFLIGARKQMDVTMSGKLYLSANLSSDLSADGSYSVKIKLSKSQAAATPAASVDLGQLLSPDLFSQIPRRVQDEQGHPGDMVNFAIIGTKDQVQKAFQAAGWTAVDKTTQDAILHGLLATLSHEAYLQMPMSTLYLFGRPQDLSYARADPIAVAADRHHLRVWQSTETVDGRPLWVGSATHDHGFEKDQRNGGITHHIDPNIDAERDFIQQSFAAAGVLAGAAYVTPSDPLKEARTATGGSFHSDGRIVVMMLR, encoded by the coding sequence ATGCGGCCACTTTTCACGCTTCGGCTGTCTTCCCTTCTGGTCCTGTCTCTTTTGCCCTCTGTCTTCGCACAGCAGCCAAGTACGCCGGTCCGCGTCTTTGAATCACCTGAGGGCCAAACCGCTCCCGCCACGGCCCCTGCCACGGTCCAGGTGCGGCCCGGGATCGAGCTCATACAGGCACGTCCTCTGGATACCCAGGCGCTTTCCTCCCGCAAAAGCTCCTACACATTCACCGTGCAGCCCGGAGACTGGATGGACACCGGCGTCGAGGTCGTACCCGGTGACCATCTGGACTTTTCTGCTTCCGGCACCCTCACGCTCTCGGATCAGCGCTCTTCAGCACCCGATGGCGTGGCCCGCGGCTGGAAGGACCTCTTGCGGCAATTTCCTCTCAACAGCGCGAATGCCGGCGCTCTCATCGGACGCATCAGCAGCAATGCGGCCTCTGTGCCTTTTCTCATCGGCGCGCGCAAACAGATGGACGTCACGATGAGCGGGAAGCTCTATCTCAGCGCAAATCTCAGCAGCGACCTTTCCGCCGACGGAAGCTATTCGGTCAAAATCAAACTCTCGAAATCACAGGCGGCCGCCACTCCCGCCGCTTCCGTGGACCTGGGGCAGCTTCTCTCCCCGGACCTCTTCAGCCAGATTCCGCGCCGCGTGCAGGATGAGCAGGGCCACCCCGGCGACATGGTGAACTTTGCCATCATCGGAACCAAAGACCAGGTACAAAAGGCCTTTCAGGCCGCTGGATGGACCGCCGTGGACAAGACCACACAGGACGCCATTTTGCACGGTCTTCTGGCCACCCTTTCGCATGAGGCATATCTGCAAATGCCGATGAGCACCCTTTACCTCTTCGGACGCCCGCAGGACCTCTCCTATGCCCGTGCGGATCCGATTGCTGTCGCTGCCGACCGCCACCACCTCCGCGTCTGGCAGAGTACAGAAACTGTGGATGGCAGGCCCCTCTGGGTTGGCTCGGCGACCCACGATCATGGCTTTGAGAAAGACCAGCGCAACGGCGGCATCACGCACCATATTGACCCGAATATTGATGCTGAGCGCGACTTCATCCAGCAGAGTTTTGCCGCTGCCGGAGTATTGGCTGGCGCCGCCTACGTCACCCCCTCCGATCCGCTGAAGGAAGCACGCACGGCCACCGGCGGCAGCTTCCATTCCGACGGCCGCATCGTGGTCATGATGCTGCGCTGA
- a CDS encoding DJ-1/PfpI family protein: MSTAKLLLLAGDYVEDYEIMVPFQALQMVGHTVHAVCPDKKAGQTVRTAIHDFEGDQTYSEKRGHNFALNATFSEVRAEDYDGLVIPGGRAPEYLRLNKRVLEIVRHFAEAGKPIAAICHGAQLLAAAGVIKGKQVSAYPACSPEVRLAGGEYVDLSMTDAIADGNLVTAPAWPAHPEWLKKFHAVLKAHLASKEQPVGAKK, encoded by the coding sequence ATGAGCACAGCAAAGCTGCTGCTACTCGCAGGAGATTACGTGGAGGACTACGAGATCATGGTGCCTTTCCAGGCCCTTCAGATGGTTGGACACACAGTCCATGCTGTCTGTCCGGACAAGAAAGCGGGCCAGACCGTGCGCACCGCCATCCATGACTTTGAAGGTGACCAGACATATTCTGAAAAGCGCGGACACAACTTTGCCCTGAATGCGACGTTCTCTGAGGTCCGGGCCGAAGACTACGACGGGCTGGTCATCCCCGGTGGCCGCGCGCCCGAATATCTGCGCCTGAACAAACGTGTGCTGGAGATCGTCCGCCACTTCGCAGAGGCAGGGAAGCCCATCGCCGCCATCTGCCACGGGGCGCAGTTGTTGGCTGCCGCAGGAGTCATCAAAGGCAAACAAGTGAGCGCCTACCCGGCATGTTCGCCTGAAGTGCGGCTGGCCGGCGGAGAATACGTGGACCTCTCCATGACCGATGCCATCGCTGATGGCAATCTGGTGACGGCGCCAGCCTGGCCTGCGCATCCAGAATGGCTCAAAAAGTTTCACGCCGTGCTTAAGGCCCATCTGGCTTCCAAGGAGCAACCGGTAGGGGCAAAGAAGTAG
- the rho gene encoding transcription termination factor Rho encodes MTISELKEKNITELSKIARQLEIPGASGLRKQDLIFKILQAQSEKEGHIFAEGVLEILPDGYGFLRSPDYNYLPGPDDIYVSPSQIRKFDLKTGDTISGNVRPPHEGEKYFALVKIEAINFESPEETRNKILFDNLTPLYPEERIKMETVRDNISGRVMDLLTPIGKGQRGLIVAPPRTGKTMLLQSIANSITANHPEVVLIVLLIDERPEEVTDMQRSVKGEVISSTFDEPAARHVQVAEMVIEKAKRLVEHKRDVVILLDSITRLARAYNTIVPPSGKVLSGGVDSNALQRPKRFFGAARNIEEGGSLTIIATALVDTGSRMDEVIFEEFKGTGNMEIILDRKLVDKRVFPAIDIQRSGTRKEELLIPKEDLQRIWVLRKVLNPLSPVEAMELLVDKLGKARNNAEFLQNMSSL; translated from the coding sequence ATGACCATCTCCGAACTGAAAGAAAAAAACATAACAGAGCTGAGCAAGATTGCCCGCCAGCTTGAGATTCCGGGTGCCAGCGGCCTGCGCAAACAGGACCTGATCTTCAAGATCCTTCAGGCACAGAGCGAAAAAGAAGGGCACATCTTCGCCGAGGGCGTGCTGGAAATTCTGCCTGACGGCTATGGCTTTCTCCGCTCCCCGGACTATAACTATCTGCCTGGTCCTGACGATATTTACGTATCGCCGTCCCAGATCCGCAAATTTGATCTGAAGACCGGCGACACGATCAGCGGCAACGTCCGTCCTCCGCATGAGGGCGAAAAGTACTTTGCACTGGTCAAGATCGAGGCCATCAACTTTGAATCGCCCGAGGAAACACGCAACAAGATCCTCTTCGATAATCTGACGCCGCTCTACCCAGAAGAGCGGATCAAGATGGAGACTGTCCGCGACAACATCAGCGGGCGGGTCATGGACCTGCTCACTCCGATCGGCAAAGGGCAGCGCGGACTGATTGTTGCCCCGCCGCGCACCGGCAAAACGATGCTGCTGCAGTCCATCGCCAACTCCATCACCGCGAACCATCCGGAAGTCGTGCTGATTGTGCTGCTCATTGACGAGCGGCCTGAGGAAGTGACCGACATGCAGCGCTCGGTGAAGGGCGAAGTCATCAGCTCGACCTTCGATGAACCGGCGGCGCGCCACGTACAGGTCGCGGAAATGGTGATTGAAAAGGCCAAGCGACTGGTCGAGCACAAGCGTGATGTCGTCATCCTGCTGGACTCGATTACGCGGCTTGCGCGCGCCTACAACACCATTGTCCCGCCCTCGGGCAAGGTGCTTTCCGGCGGTGTGGACTCCAACGCCCTCCAGCGGCCGAAGCGCTTCTTTGGTGCAGCGCGCAACATTGAGGAAGGCGGCTCGCTGACCATCATCGCTACGGCCCTGGTGGACACGGGTTCGCGTATGGATGAAGTGATCTTTGAAGAATTCAAGGGCACAGGCAACATGGAAATCATCCTCGACCGCAAGCTCGTAGACAAGCGCGTCTTCCCAGCCATTGATATCCAGCGCTCCGGCACCCGTAAGGAAGAGCTGCTGATTCCCAAAGAAGACCTGCAACGTATCTGGGTACTGCGCAAGGTGCTGAACCCGCTGTCTCCAGTGGAAGCGATGGAACTGCTGGTAGACAAGCTGGGCAAGGCACGCAACAATGCCGAGTTCCTGCAGAACATGAGTTCGCTCTGA
- a CDS encoding electron transfer flavoprotein subunit beta/FixA family protein, whose product MHTNRVFPVLGAKCSTWNTFCIGDAAGPALLPVRAKSGILARSLMKILVCIKQVPQKDAPLKLNEAGTWIREDVSYEVNEPDAYALEEALRQKEKHGGEVVVITAGPARAQQVLREALAKGADRAIHLEDDRFVHLDSVNTARAIAAAIAEENFDLIVTGLQSDDFGAAQTGVLLAEVLGLPHATIIIGIEKTDSGLRLKRELEAGHYQWIDMPMPAVLTIQSGINKLRYASLIGIKQAKTKPLRKVTWVEVEPKLGQNLQQIERLYVPVKQKKTEMVEGPPAEAARKVVEYLKNTARVL is encoded by the coding sequence ATGCATACGAATCGCGTCTTTCCGGTCTTGGGAGCAAAATGTTCCACGTGGAACACTTTTTGCATTGGGGACGCTGCTGGGCCGGCCCTGCTGCCCGTCCGGGCCAAATCCGGTATACTGGCGCGTTCGCTTATGAAGATTCTGGTTTGCATCAAACAGGTGCCGCAAAAGGACGCTCCGCTGAAGCTCAACGAGGCGGGGACATGGATTCGGGAAGATGTTTCCTATGAGGTCAATGAGCCGGATGCCTATGCGCTCGAAGAGGCCCTCCGCCAGAAGGAAAAGCACGGCGGCGAAGTCGTTGTCATCACCGCAGGCCCCGCGCGGGCGCAGCAGGTGCTGCGGGAGGCCTTGGCCAAGGGCGCTGACCGTGCCATTCATCTGGAAGACGACAGATTTGTTCACCTGGATTCCGTCAACACGGCGCGCGCCATTGCCGCGGCCATTGCCGAGGAGAACTTCGATCTGATCGTGACCGGCCTGCAATCGGACGATTTCGGAGCGGCACAAACCGGCGTCCTGTTGGCCGAAGTCCTCGGACTTCCGCACGCTACCATCATCATCGGCATTGAAAAGACCGACTCCGGACTGCGCCTGAAGCGTGAGCTGGAGGCCGGGCACTACCAGTGGATTGATATGCCAATGCCGGCGGTGCTCACGATCCAGAGCGGCATCAACAAGCTGCGTTATGCCTCGCTCATCGGCATCAAGCAGGCCAAAACCAAGCCTCTGCGCAAGGTCACATGGGTTGAAGTCGAACCGAAGCTCGGCCAAAACCTCCAGCAAATTGAGCGTCTCTATGTTCCGGTAAAGCAGAAAAAGACGGAGATGGTCGAAGGGCCTCCGGCGGAAGCAGCCCGCAAGGTCGTGGAATATCTCAAAAACACAGCAAGGGTACTCTAG
- a CDS encoding electron transfer flavoprotein subunit alpha/FixB family protein produces the protein MADTILVVAEQRESKLNRVSFETIAAAQSISRETGWGVEVVLTGSGIASLAQELAQKSVARVYVLEAASLAAYTSDAYVFALKQFIQQKQPKLVLFPHTYQVRDFAPRLALALDRALVSDTIGYKYENGKLLFTRQMFQGKFAADVSFAGDAPWLATIQIGAFRGDQAVAGTAPVEHVAAAETTPRVTPHEVFQEAKQAVDLSQAEVIVAVGRGIKEQKNLALAEELAKTLGGEVAASRPICDNGWLPLERQIGSSGQTVAPKLYFALGISGAIQHIVGMKGSRTIVAVNKDPEAPIFEIADVGVVGNLFEIVPALTEEIKKTKA, from the coding sequence ATGGCAGACACAATTCTTGTCGTCGCAGAGCAGCGGGAAAGCAAACTCAACCGCGTCTCGTTTGAGACCATTGCCGCCGCGCAGTCCATCTCCAGAGAAACTGGATGGGGCGTTGAAGTGGTGCTGACCGGAAGCGGCATCGCATCACTTGCGCAGGAGCTTGCGCAGAAGTCCGTTGCGCGTGTTTATGTGCTGGAGGCCGCCTCACTGGCCGCTTACACCTCCGATGCATATGTCTTTGCACTGAAGCAGTTCATTCAGCAAAAGCAGCCGAAGCTGGTGCTCTTTCCGCACACCTATCAGGTGCGCGATTTCGCGCCGCGTCTGGCGCTGGCTCTGGACCGCGCGCTGGTCTCCGACACCATCGGCTACAAGTATGAAAATGGCAAACTGCTCTTTACCCGGCAGATGTTTCAGGGGAAGTTTGCTGCTGATGTTTCCTTTGCCGGAGACGCGCCCTGGCTGGCCACCATCCAGATTGGGGCCTTTCGTGGCGACCAGGCTGTGGCCGGCACGGCCCCGGTAGAACATGTTGCTGCTGCGGAAACCACACCTCGCGTCACCCCGCATGAGGTCTTTCAGGAGGCCAAACAGGCCGTGGACCTCTCGCAGGCCGAGGTCATCGTCGCCGTCGGACGCGGCATCAAGGAGCAGAAAAACCTTGCCCTGGCCGAAGAGCTGGCCAAAACGCTAGGCGGAGAGGTGGCCGCCTCACGCCCCATCTGCGACAACGGCTGGCTCCCGCTGGAGCGGCAAATAGGCTCGTCGGGCCAGACAGTTGCACCCAAGCTTTACTTTGCCCTTGGCATCAGCGGCGCGATTCAGCACATTGTCGGGATGAAAGGCTCACGCACGATTGTCGCCGTCAACAAAGACCCTGAAGCGCCCATCTTTGAAATTGCCGATGTCGGGGTCGTCGGGAACCTTTTCGAGATTGTTCCTGCATTGACTGAAGAGATCAAGAAGACCAAAGCGTAG
- a CDS encoding electron transfer flavoprotein-ubiquinone oxidoreductase produces the protein MITFRKPLEGIERPQMEADVVIIGGGPAGMACALRLAQLIDEHNAHHPDAQLSKDNIYVLEKAREVGQHCLSGALLDPRSMRELLPGFESEAPLDAEVTKESVYFFSKDKARKLPIVPPPLRDHGNYVISLNKFVKWMGQKVEEAGITVFTGFAGSALLFEDDSRDPELARVIGVRTDDKGVDKHGQPKANFEPGYDLRAKVTVLAEGTRGNCARQLIERLGLEDPEHAQTYGLGVKELWEVPAGRVAKGEVIYTLGWPLTTKEYGGAWIYGVSDTQISLGHVTGLDYEDPRVDPHHALQSFKEHPLMRRLLEGGKMLRYGAKSLPYGGWLTIPRIYGNGWMLLGDSASFLNSQRLKGIHLAIKTGMLAAETAFDALVSGDSSADTLSEYKASLDASWVRDELYPVRNFHQAFEHGRVEGILKAGIQFVLRGSNLGPDSKNEAGHLRLRPLDELGSWPGDRAPILYNAKGDGKLTFDRLTDVYHSGTRHEDDQPTHLVVADLNICNTRCIEEYGSPCQYFCPAAVYEMVESSESPSGKELHINFANCVHCKTCDIMDPYQIIYWVPPEGGGGPNYDGM, from the coding sequence ATGATTACCTTTCGCAAACCTCTCGAAGGCATAGAGCGTCCGCAGATGGAGGCCGATGTGGTCATCATCGGCGGAGGTCCGGCCGGAATGGCCTGTGCGCTGCGTCTTGCGCAGCTCATCGATGAGCACAACGCGCACCATCCTGACGCGCAGCTCTCCAAAGACAACATCTACGTGCTGGAGAAGGCGCGCGAGGTGGGCCAGCACTGCCTCTCCGGTGCGCTGCTGGATCCGCGCTCGATGCGCGAGCTGCTGCCCGGCTTCGAGAGTGAAGCGCCGCTCGACGCTGAGGTCACCAAGGAATCAGTCTATTTCTTCAGCAAAGACAAGGCGCGCAAGCTGCCCATCGTCCCTCCACCTCTGCGCGACCATGGGAACTACGTCATTTCGCTCAACAAATTCGTCAAGTGGATGGGCCAGAAGGTCGAAGAAGCTGGCATTACCGTCTTTACCGGATTCGCTGGCTCCGCGCTTCTGTTTGAAGATGACAGTCGGGACCCGGAGCTGGCGCGTGTCATCGGCGTGCGCACGGACGATAAGGGCGTAGACAAGCATGGCCAGCCGAAAGCAAATTTTGAGCCGGGATATGACCTTCGCGCCAAAGTTACGGTCCTTGCTGAGGGAACACGCGGCAACTGCGCCAGGCAGCTGATTGAGCGCCTCGGTCTTGAAGATCCCGAGCACGCGCAAACCTACGGCCTTGGCGTCAAAGAGCTCTGGGAGGTCCCCGCAGGGCGCGTCGCCAAAGGCGAGGTCATTTACACGCTCGGCTGGCCGCTGACGACAAAAGAATATGGCGGCGCCTGGATCTACGGCGTCAGCGACACGCAAATCTCGCTTGGCCACGTCACCGGACTCGATTACGAAGATCCGCGTGTGGACCCTCATCACGCCCTCCAGTCCTTCAAGGAGCACCCGTTGATGCGCCGCCTTCTGGAAGGCGGAAAGATGCTGCGTTACGGCGCGAAGTCTCTTCCTTATGGCGGATGGCTGACCATTCCGCGCATCTACGGCAATGGATGGATGCTGTTGGGCGACTCGGCCAGCTTTCTGAATTCGCAGCGGCTCAAGGGCATCCATCTCGCCATCAAGACTGGGATGCTCGCCGCAGAGACCGCCTTCGACGCACTGGTGTCCGGCGACAGCTCTGCCGATACGCTGAGTGAATACAAAGCATCCCTGGATGCAAGCTGGGTACGCGACGAGCTATACCCGGTCCGCAACTTCCATCAGGCCTTCGAGCACGGGCGTGTGGAGGGCATCCTCAAGGCCGGAATCCAGTTTGTATTGCGCGGCAGCAATCTTGGCCCCGATTCAAAGAATGAAGCAGGCCATCTGCGTCTGAGACCGCTCGATGAACTGGGCAGCTGGCCCGGCGATCGCGCGCCAATTCTCTACAATGCAAAGGGTGACGGCAAGCTGACCTTTGATCGGCTCACCGATGTCTACCACTCCGGCACGCGCCATGAGGATGACCAGCCCACGCATCTTGTCGTCGCTGACCTGAACATCTGTAACACGCGCTGTATCGAGGAATATGGCAGCCCCTGCCAGTATTTTTGCCCGGCGGCCGTCTATGAGATGGTCGAGTCATCGGAATCGCCTTCGGGCAAGGAACTGCACATTAACTTTGCCAACTGCGTCCATTGCAAGACCTGCGACATCATGGACCCCTACCAGATCATTTACTGGGTCCCTCCCGAGGGAGGCGGCGGCCCAAATTATGATGGGATGTAA
- a CDS encoding GNAT family N-acetyltransferase — translation MPSILIRVATNNDVPALTDLIERSVRELQAGWYSPEQIEAAVHSVFGVDTQLIADRTYYVAEMDEEMAGCGGWSQRGTLCGASHFGHFRNDVLLDPARDPARIRAFFTHPGFARRGVGSALLKHCEKAARQAGFKTLEMAATLPGVPLYAAHGYQVLDCFEVPLPGGLSISVKRMAKKIMVPDQVPD, via the coding sequence ATGCCTTCGATCCTCATTCGCGTTGCAACCAACAACGACGTTCCTGCGCTCACAGATCTGATTGAGCGCTCGGTGCGTGAGCTGCAGGCAGGCTGGTACTCTCCGGAGCAGATCGAGGCCGCCGTACATTCTGTTTTCGGTGTGGACACGCAGCTCATTGCTGACCGTACCTACTATGTTGCCGAGATGGATGAGGAGATGGCCGGATGTGGAGGCTGGAGTCAACGCGGCACCCTCTGTGGGGCAAGCCACTTTGGCCATTTTCGAAACGATGTTCTGCTTGACCCAGCACGCGATCCTGCGCGTATCCGGGCCTTCTTTACCCATCCCGGCTTTGCGCGCAGGGGCGTGGGTAGTGCGTTGCTCAAACATTGCGAAAAGGCCGCACGTCAGGCCGGATTCAAGACCCTGGAGATGGCCGCGACGCTGCCCGGTGTTCCGCTCTATGCGGCCCATGGCTATCAGGTGCTGGACTGCTTCGAGGTCCCGCTGCCCGGTGGTCTGAGCATTTCCGTGAAAAGGATGGCAAAAAAGATCATGGTGCCGGACCAAGTGCCGGATTGA
- a CDS encoding N-acetylglucosamine kinase: MAYYLGFDAGGTKTDCALADENRILARAQAGSIKPLRVSAEQAEANMRALLREIARQSGINLKEIAVSCVGTAGVRLPQTREWMQQLISKYAGGEILVCGDEATALDAAFPGQAGVLVIGGTGSNILGRTSTGETFNVGGWGPVLGDEGSGYWIGLEALRAACRAHDFERPTMILERVMHFWGASTLGDIVNKAHSTPTPDFSQLAPLVVACAEAGDAVALEVLDLGGRILGECATHAVRRLRALDPDAPMPRVAYVGGILKSVGFVRESMIAAIHQSLPMVQMLPEAVDPVMGALWRARNRVR; this comes from the coding sequence ATGGCCTATTATTTAGGATTCGACGCAGGCGGCACGAAGACCGACTGCGCCCTCGCCGATGAGAACCGCATCCTGGCCCGCGCGCAAGCCGGAAGCATCAAACCGCTGCGCGTCTCGGCGGAACAGGCGGAAGCCAACATGCGCGCCCTGTTGCGGGAGATCGCGCGCCAGAGCGGCATCAACCTGAAAGAGATTGCTGTCTCCTGCGTGGGGACGGCCGGAGTCCGTCTGCCGCAGACCCGGGAATGGATGCAGCAGCTCATCTCAAAATATGCCGGGGGAGAGATCCTGGTCTGCGGCGATGAGGCCACGGCACTCGATGCTGCCTTTCCCGGACAGGCGGGCGTGCTGGTCATCGGCGGCACGGGATCAAACATTCTGGGGCGGACAAGCACAGGAGAAACCTTTAATGTAGGCGGATGGGGCCCGGTCCTGGGCGATGAAGGGTCCGGCTACTGGATTGGGCTGGAGGCGCTCAGGGCCGCCTGCCGCGCGCACGACTTTGAGCGGCCTACGATGATCCTGGAGCGTGTGATGCATTTCTGGGGTGCCTCGACCCTGGGCGACATCGTCAATAAGGCCCACAGCACGCCTACGCCGGACTTTTCTCAGCTCGCGCCTTTGGTGGTTGCATGTGCGGAGGCGGGCGATGCGGTGGCGCTGGAAGTGCTGGACCTGGGCGGACGCATTCTGGGCGAATGCGCCACTCATGCTGTCCGCCGGCTGCGCGCCCTCGATCCAGATGCGCCCATGCCCCGTGTGGCCTATGTCGGTGGCATTCTGAAAAGTGTGGGCTTTGTGCGGGAAAGCATGATTGCCGCAATTCATCAGAGTCTGCCCATGGTCCAGATGCTGCCGGAAGCTGTGGACCCTGTGATGGGGGCCTTGTGGCGCGCCCGAAACCGGGTCCGATAA
- a CDS encoding ectonucleotide pyrophosphatase/phosphodiesterase, which yields MKHLRLLLSFLVLALPAAAQQIAPVITVDHGPNALVQEQKHYVVLVSLDGFRYDYAKKYGAVHLLDLARHGASAPDGMLPSYPSLTFPNHYTLVTGLYPEHHGIVAMSFYDPQRQERYAYNDPKSSTDGSWYGGTPLWVLAEQQGMRAACFFWPGSEAAIGGVRPTYYLHFDDRFPDDKRIAQVLAWLKLPEDQRPHFITLYFSNVDHAGHQYGPDSPQVADAVKHVDEMVGKLHEGLEALHLPIDLIVVSDHGMAKREGDWITLDQYADLSHLITVGSLLYANADSDAERVYQKLKAADGKFMVYRRAHVPAWLHYNDNPRIGDPVVVAEGPYAIRAHGPPAGAEDHAPNLGVHGYDPREMPEMKAIFYASGPDIRPGVTLKPFENVNVYPFIAKILRLTAPPTDGSLNILSTALTEAALQ from the coding sequence ATGAAACACCTCCGGCTGTTGCTCTCTTTCCTTGTTCTGGCGCTCCCTGCGGCCGCGCAGCAGATTGCCCCGGTCATCACGGTAGACCACGGCCCGAATGCACTGGTCCAGGAACAAAAACATTACGTGGTGCTGGTTTCGCTGGATGGCTTCCGCTACGACTATGCGAAGAAATATGGTGCTGTGCACCTGCTCGATCTGGCCCGGCACGGGGCCAGCGCGCCGGACGGAATGCTCCCATCGTATCCTTCGTTGACTTTTCCCAATCATTACACGCTGGTGACGGGGCTTTATCCGGAGCATCATGGCATTGTCGCCATGAGCTTTTACGACCCGCAGCGGCAGGAGCGCTATGCCTACAACGACCCCAAAAGCAGCACAGATGGCTCCTGGTACGGAGGCACTCCGCTGTGGGTGCTGGCCGAGCAGCAGGGGATGCGCGCAGCCTGCTTCTTCTGGCCGGGCTCGGAGGCGGCCATCGGAGGCGTGCGCCCCACATATTATCTGCACTTCGATGACCGGTTCCCTGATGACAAGCGAATCGCACAGGTGCTGGCGTGGCTCAAATTGCCAGAAGACCAGCGGCCCCACTTCATCACCCTTTATTTTTCAAACGTAGACCATGCCGGACACCAATACGGCCCGGACTCTCCACAGGTGGCCGATGCGGTCAAACATGTGGACGAGATGGTAGGAAAGCTGCACGAGGGGCTGGAGGCGCTGCACCTTCCGATTGACCTCATTGTTGTGAGCGACCACGGCATGGCCAAGCGTGAAGGCGACTGGATCACCTTGGACCAGTATGCGGACCTCTCTCATCTGATTACAGTTGGTTCCCTGCTCTATGCCAATGCGGACTCAGACGCCGAGCGGGTCTACCAGAAGCTGAAGGCCGCAGATGGAAAATTCATGGTCTACCGGCGCGCGCATGTGCCCGCATGGCTGCACTACAATGACAATCCGCGCATCGGAGACCCGGTGGTAGTTGCCGAAGGACCGTATGCCATCCGTGCACACGGCCCCCCTGCGGGCGCAGAGGACCATGCTCCCAACCTGGGTGTGCACGGATATGATCCGCGCGAGATGCCCGAGATGAAAGCCATCTTTTATGCCAGCGGCCCCGACATTCGTCCCGGAGTCACGCTGAAGCCTTTTGAAAATGTGAATGTCTATCCATTTATCGCAAAAATTCTGCGGCTGACGGCGCCCCCAACGGACGGCAGCCTGAACATACTTTCCACCGCCCTCACAGAAGCGGCCCTGCAATAA